A section of the Streptomyces sp. CG1 genome encodes:
- a CDS encoding ATP-binding cassette domain-containing protein, producing MPGAIHAEGLVKTFGDVRALDGVDLDVPEGTVLGLLGPNGAGKTTAVRCLTTLLRPDSGKAVVAGVDVLKHPDAVRRSIGLSGQFAAVDEYLTGRENLQMVGQLYQMRSKAAKARAVELLEQFNLADAADRPAKTYSGGMRRRLDLAAALVVSPPVMFMDEPTTGLDPRNRQQLWEVIKQLVSGGTTLLLTTQYLEEADHLAHDIAVVDHGRVIAKGTSDQLKARTGGERVEVVVHERDHIASAAEVLRGFGKGEVTVEEHTRKLTVPVTGGAKLLAEIIRELDTRGIEIDDIGLRRPTLDDVFLSLTGHVAETADQDEANGKEAVK from the coding sequence ATGCCAGGCGCCATCCATGCCGAAGGCCTGGTGAAGACCTTCGGCGACGTAAGGGCTCTCGACGGCGTAGACCTGGACGTGCCCGAGGGCACGGTCCTCGGCCTGCTGGGGCCGAACGGCGCCGGCAAGACGACGGCCGTCCGCTGCCTGACGACCCTGCTGCGCCCCGACAGCGGCAAGGCGGTCGTGGCGGGCGTGGACGTGCTGAAGCACCCCGACGCAGTGCGCCGCTCGATAGGCCTGTCCGGCCAGTTCGCGGCGGTCGACGAGTATCTGACCGGCCGGGAGAACCTGCAGATGGTCGGGCAGCTGTACCAGATGAGGAGCAAGGCGGCGAAGGCGCGCGCGGTGGAGCTGCTGGAGCAGTTCAACCTCGCGGACGCCGCCGACCGCCCCGCCAAGACCTACTCCGGAGGCATGCGCCGCCGGCTCGACCTCGCCGCGGCCCTCGTGGTCTCGCCGCCGGTGATGTTCATGGACGAGCCGACGACCGGCCTTGACCCGCGCAACCGCCAGCAGCTGTGGGAGGTCATCAAACAGCTCGTCTCCGGCGGTACGACCCTGCTGCTCACCACCCAGTATCTGGAGGAGGCCGACCACCTGGCCCACGACATCGCGGTGGTCGACCATGGCCGGGTCATCGCCAAGGGCACCTCCGACCAGCTCAAGGCCCGCACCGGCGGCGAGCGCGTCGAGGTCGTGGTGCACGAGCGCGACCACATCGCGAGCGCCGCGGAGGTGCTGCGCGGCTTCGGCAAGGGCGAGGTCACGGTCGAGGAGCACACCCGCAAGCTCACGGTTCCCGTCACCGGCGGCGCCAAGCTGCTCGCCGAGATCATCCGCGAGCTGGACACCCGAGGGATCGAGATAGACGACATCGGGCTGCGCCGCCCGACCCTCGACGACGTCTTCCTGTCACTGACGGGACATGTGGCCGAGACCGCCGACCAGGACGAGGCGAACGGCAAGGAGGCCGTGAAATGA
- a CDS encoding ABC transporter permease, with translation MSAVNDSLVVARRNLIRMGRIPEMLIFGLIQPIMFVVLFTYVFGGSIQVGSSNSTQAYREFLMAGIFAQTVTFATAGAGAGIADDMHKGLIDRFRSLPMARGAVLTGRTLADLVQTALTLVVLAVVALIVGWRAHENVGKVLAGFGLLLLLGYAFSWIGALIGLTVRTPEAATSGGLIWLFPLTFISNAFVDANQMPAFLRHIAEWNPFSATVQASRELFGNLPPGFRTPDAWPMQHPVWASLIWSVVIILIFRTLAVRKYRRADG, from the coding sequence GTGAGCGCCGTCAACGACTCCCTGGTCGTCGCCCGCCGGAACTTGATCCGCATGGGTCGGATTCCCGAAATGCTCATTTTTGGGCTCATCCAGCCCATCATGTTCGTGGTGTTGTTCACCTACGTGTTCGGCGGCTCGATCCAGGTCGGCTCGTCCAACTCCACCCAGGCCTACCGCGAGTTCCTGATGGCCGGCATCTTTGCGCAGACTGTCACGTTCGCCACTGCGGGCGCCGGTGCCGGTATTGCCGACGACATGCACAAGGGCCTCATCGACCGCTTCCGCTCCCTGCCCATGGCGCGCGGCGCAGTCCTGACCGGGCGCACCCTCGCCGACCTGGTCCAGACGGCGCTCACTCTCGTCGTCCTGGCGGTCGTCGCCCTGATCGTCGGCTGGCGTGCGCACGAGAACGTCGGCAAGGTGCTCGCCGGATTCGGTCTGCTCCTGCTGCTCGGCTACGCGTTCTCGTGGATCGGCGCGCTCATCGGCCTGACCGTGCGCACCCCTGAAGCGGCGACCTCGGGCGGTCTGATCTGGCTGTTCCCGCTGACGTTCATCTCGAACGCGTTCGTGGACGCGAACCAGATGCCGGCCTTCCTGCGGCACATCGCGGAGTGGAACCCGTTCAGCGCCACCGTGCAGGCTTCCCGCGAGCTATTCGGCAACCTCCCCCCGGGCTTTCGGACGCCCGACGCCTGGCCCATGCAGCACCCCGTGTGGGCCTCACTTATCTGGTCAGTCGTGATCATCCTGATCTTCCGCACACTGGCGGTCCGCAAGTATCGCCGGGCGGACGGTTGA
- a CDS encoding replication initiator, whose translation MCLLLVKWACRIIRLSFPLCVDCYDYAAHVLWHAHASKLGDRFVIDVRRRLASSAGLVQARFAQHARLSFARVAE comes from the coding sequence GTGTGCCTGCTGCTCGTTAAGTGGGCGTGTCGGATCATCCGGCTTTCGTTTCCACTCTGCGTCGATTGCTACGACTACGCCGCCCACGTGCTGTGGCACGCACACGCCTCCAAGCTCGGGGACCGATTCGTCATCGACGTCCGCCGGCGCCTCGCCTCCTCCGCCGGCCTCGTACAGGCCCGCTTCGCTCAGCACGCCCGACTCTCCTTCGCCCGCGTCGCCGAGTAG
- a CDS encoding transposase, which produces MDSFTPTQRQDLLGLLDIRVQVTGKGQSRRKGIADPLTEWHRETGTLVPLKISDQEWETVDAVLPDSRQNWTPKRDMFDAILWKLRTAARWNEVEVSGNSWSAVRRRAEGWRTSGAWEAAMEALKGAGGVPVPPLMVLPPMEVWGSIDRRFAALELETMEVCEGDGERCNQNHTRAHSSPR; this is translated from the coding sequence ATGGACTCCTTCACGCCCACGCAGCGCCAGGACCTTCTTGGCCTGCTGGACATCCGCGTGCAGGTCACCGGCAAAGGACAGTCGCGCCGGAAGGGGATCGCTGACCCCCTCACCGAGTGGCACAGGGAGACGGGCACGCTGGTGCCTCTCAAGATCAGTGATCAGGAGTGGGAGACGGTTGACGCCGTCCTTCCGGACTCCCGCCAGAACTGGACACCGAAGCGCGACATGTTCGATGCGATCTTGTGGAAGCTTCGGACCGCTGCCCGGTGGAACGAGGTGGAGGTCTCCGGGAACTCCTGGAGCGCTGTGAGGCGGCGCGCCGAGGGATGGCGTACCTCGGGTGCCTGGGAAGCTGCCATGGAGGCTCTGAAGGGTGCTGGCGGCGTCCCGGTGCCTCCGCTCATGGTCCTGCCGCCCATGGAGGTGTGGGGCAGCATTGATCGGAGGTTCGCGGCGCTGGAGCTGGAGACCATGGAGGTCTGCGAGGGCGACGGGGAGCGCTGCAACCAGAACCACACCCGCGCACACTCTTCCCCGAGATGA
- the greA gene encoding transcription elongation factor GreA, with product MTQTSENVTWLTQEAYNKLRSELEYLTGPARTEIAAKIAAAREEGDLRENGGYHAAKEEQGKQELRVRQLTQLLENAKVGEALASADGAVAPGMVVTIAFDGDEDDTMTFLLASREYASADIETYSPQSPLGAGVIGHKVGEDAEYELPNGKKASVTILKAEPYSG from the coding sequence GTGACCCAGACCAGCGAGAACGTCACCTGGCTGACCCAGGAGGCGTACAACAAGCTCAGGAGCGAGCTTGAGTACCTTACTGGTCCTGCGCGCACGGAGATCGCCGCCAAGATCGCGGCCGCGCGCGAGGAGGGCGACCTGCGCGAGAACGGCGGGTACCACGCGGCCAAGGAGGAGCAGGGCAAGCAGGAGCTGCGCGTGCGGCAGCTGACCCAGCTTCTCGAGAACGCCAAGGTGGGAGAGGCTCTGGCCTCCGCCGACGGCGCCGTCGCGCCCGGCATGGTCGTCACGATCGCCTTCGACGGGGACGAGGACGACACGATGACGTTCCTGCTCGCCTCCCGCGAGTACGCGAGCGCCGACATCGAGACGTACTCGCCGCAGTCCCCGCTCGGCGCCGGCGTCATCGGCCACAAGGTGGGCGAGGACGCGGAGTACGAACTGCCGAACGGCAAGAAGGCCTCGGTGACGATCCTGAAGGCCGAGCCGTACTCGGGCTGA
- a CDS encoding DUF4307 domain-containing protein — translation MSTASTRLPEGRYGRSSDERADRKLKIAGAVLGAALLALVGYFAYHYVVESKISAQVITFEPADNAVKVHLEVHKDSGTDGYCTLRSQAADGSEVGRADFRFTESATRIDKVVTLRTTAKGTTAELLGCHTG, via the coding sequence ATGAGTACGGCGAGCACGCGGCTGCCCGAGGGCCGCTACGGCCGCTCCTCGGACGAGCGTGCCGACCGCAAGCTCAAGATCGCCGGTGCGGTGCTCGGCGCCGCCCTGCTCGCACTGGTCGGGTACTTCGCCTACCACTACGTCGTCGAGAGCAAGATCAGCGCCCAGGTGATCACCTTCGAGCCCGCGGACAACGCGGTCAAGGTGCATCTGGAGGTCCACAAGGACTCCGGCACCGACGGCTACTGCACCCTGCGCTCCCAGGCGGCGGACGGCTCCGAGGTGGGCCGGGCCGACTTCCGCTTCACCGAGTCGGCCACGCGCATCGACAAGGTCGTCACGCTCCGTACGACGGCGAAGGGCACGACGGCCGAGCTACTCGGCTGCCACACCGGCTGA